The genomic stretch tggttttaatgttttaattttaaatgatcccaaactttggactCTTACGCTGCGTTTtagcaacagcgccctctaGTGCCGCAACATACGATGGACTGTACCGAAAGGCTgtacttttgtaaaataaacaaaacagacagggggcgctctctgccatctctttttacgtaaataaaacaacctgaatctcaggtAATACTTGCCTCGAAGacacaataaatatatgaacaGAAAGTTTGAAATGTctacttaaaaataataacaataatattaagtgtaaaacaaatattctctgattatttaatctgtatgatatttagaagaggtacagtttcacctcattattattattattattattattattattattattattattaataagctTCATCATAGATTTGATCTGCTTTTTCTGCGCGTTTGGATGGCGGTGAAGAAGCACTTCGGATGGTTGTGGACAGCGAGGAAGAGTTTTCCTTCTCCTCAGAGGAAGAGCGCAGAAATCCTGAGtaataaaccttttatttttacattcatgatttaaaatgttgctCGGCTATATATAAAAAGTGACATTTAAAGTTGGATATTTCCAAACAGGCTATTGTCAGACTCAAATCAGATATCCGGAGTGAAATTggttgaaatataaaatatctcaTATACACAAGAAAGGCACGTGCGTGTCGTAGAGTTTTGAGTTCGCTGAAGTAAAAAATTGCCTGTAACTCAAATTGagttgtgcagatgaatcttaaaTGTCGCAAATGATGGAGAACCAATGAACCAATGATAAATAATTTCTCCTTGAATTTTCAATTTGCAACAGAGCAAAACTACAATGTCTGAAAATGAACTAACAACCAAGTAAAGAAGGAAAAtgtgtacagtaaaagtgtgaatcctgtccggtctcttgcaatcaatataaatcaaatatgcaataaaataactaaatgtGCACTGCTGAGGCTTCTAGATGccgtagtttatatcaggaaatcCTGAAAATGCTCATACTGACATGACTAAAGATTTTGACGATCTCGTTTGTGagcaatgacaaaaggacttttcattctgataaatgagatgttcattgacaaaTACTTACTTCTGAAAGATGAACTGAATATtgtgagaaaagtacaggcttttgcaagaaattcaATGTGTTGTGCGGTTTGTACACATATCTTGCACTTACTGGTTgtcaaatattaaggatgatacCAGAAAtactccaaagcaactgagaaaatctgtaagacctgtttaaaatgatttacgactttttaaagcttaaagttaagaattttaaatgtaatcttttattttttttacctgttaaAACCCATCAGAAACCCTGCATATGCAAATTACTGTTCAGTACAATGTGGATGACAAGAAAATCTTGAAACTTCATGACCAAACTGAGTAGTAAAAGAGCAGCTCGCAGTGTGTGTGGAGTCTCATGTTAAATACTAAACTTAAAAGTGAATTTCTACCGAGATTAAAAAAGTGGTGAATCTAAACATCATAACTCTTTAGCTGAGTGTTACTGATCAGAAATTTGCTCATTTATGCCgcagtaccaccaagctgccacaggAGCAACACCTCCAGGGTGTTTAAGCAGAACAGCTCCAGGTATGTTGTATCAAGGCTGAAGCAGACATCTGACCCAAACTTTATAAACTGTAGAAGGCAATGTAAAGATTCTTTAATGATCTCTCCTGAAACCATACTGCACCTATATGCACAATGCTTTAGTCTCTGTATTGTATATAAACCATCTCACATATGGGTCCCAATCCAACTCACATTAACACTTACAATGGTGCTTTTTAATCTTATCACTTAtttacatacaaaaacacatgGTCTGTGACACATAAAACCCAGTTCAtttaatatacaatacatacaatgCTACAAAGGGATAAAATTAAAtgcacacaccattatacaaaAGCTACATCTTCATCCAGACATTTCTGTTCTCaacacaatatttaaattacatGCATGCTGTTAAAAAGGGCATGAGTGGGAgattaaaagaggaaaatatcTTCAAGTGTGAGTCCTTCGAGCAGATGAGTAGTGCTAAAGGATATGCTTATGTAAGTGTTACACGAAAACACATACACGTAAAATTACTGAGAGTAAAAAGAACTAAGAAACAGACATCAGGTTAAACAAATTCATCAGTATGTTTAAGATTACATGTCCGACTGATTGTGCAGTCACATTCGACAGGTTTAACAGGTCCATGAGATGTAGTGAGGCATCAGGACCTCCAGCTGTAGGAGTAGTCCCTCATGTTGAGGTGTCTGAGGGCACTCTTGCCAAGCGTCGCCTGCTCCATCAGCTGCTGCACTGTGTGTTGCTGCAGACCACACCGGCTTAATTCCTCCAACACGTTactctgtatttaaaaaagaaaaaagagaaggaagtgATTATAATTTGCATTTCCAGGCAACACTGACCCACTTCATAACTGTGAGATTACAGATTATTTTCTGCATCCAGAAAACAGTTAAGTGACTGTCCAAAGACCAACCAACCCCAATAGTGGCTTATTCTCTAATTTATCAGTGACAATTGTCTGGCATCATAAACAAAATGAAGCCTGGAGAGCGACATACCTGTCCGTCAGATTCAGCTGGCCTGGTGactggtacatttagaacagcagTGGGCTCGTGTGTGTAAATTGCCATGGAGAAGTCGCCCCTCTGGGCTGGTCTCAGGAgctgtgaaagtgtgtgtagtgcatGCGGCATTATGGGGCCAGTGACCTCCAGACTGCACACGTCCTGAAATCCTGTCCTCACTTGTGTTTTCACATTTACACTTCGTGCCTGGAGTCACAAACCAGTACACATACCCACATATTAACACAGTACACTTTAGATAAACTGATGTTTATTGTTAGAGGACACTAAAATAGACATGAGATTAATTTTGGCTCCTCACCTtcagtgtgtgcagtgtagcTCCTCTGAATGCTGTTGGAGCCAGCAGTGTTGGAGGTAACCCTGCCTGAGGACCAGCTGCAGCTACCAGGCTTTTGCAGTTGATGAGGAAGTTGATCAAGGTGAACGTGTTTGAGCCTTCTACCAGAACTACAGATTCAGGCCTGTGGTCCACTCGTACCTCGTTGTGCTCTTTACGCCTATCAAATAACACAATCAATCAATGTATATGAAGACCTACAGATGATTATTTTGAGGTCTCCAGATAATAAAACTGCAGTCAGGTCCATTAAATGTTCTTTGCAGCTGTGTATATTTTCACTCATTGAAtcagacacataaataatgACATAAAACAAACTAGGGCTgttgctattgattattttagtaattgagtTTTCTACTGATTATTTCAACGATTAATCAAATTATCAgataagaagtttttttttttattaaagagggATACTAACGAATAGAGAAAATAGGACAGGTCTCTTAAATTgagtaatttgttttctttttagaaaaaactgcattgtgttttcatgttttaattaaaaattttccAAACTTTGGAATCTTATCCTCGACCTccttcatttttcattctgtaGTGTCTTTTGTGTTCCCTGTAAAgtgcgctccagagtttagtgggtggtgcgtcagtaataatggtccgtggggaaacgcaGTTCTCCCTGTGTAGTTAAATGAACTATAGCTAAGAATCGAGGTAAAATTTGCCTTAATCAATTTTTGTAATCGAATTACCAGAGTTACTCGAGGACTCGTTACAGCCCTAAAACAAACCCATTCATCATAAGATACaagaagttactgagcaactaaAAATctttgaagatggatttggactgaaatATAACTCTGGTACAGGACCACAGTTTGAACAAACAGTTCTGTTTTTACACGCCCATCAGATGAACtaaaataaatggacattcagcgccacccagatgaggaggggttcccttttcagtctggttctttttaaggtttcttcctaataccattttagggagtttttcttttccacagtcaccactggttcaCAAATTTGGGATAAACTTTAAACATtaagaacaaacttataggcactaaaattatacattccaaatttataatctttttaaagctgctttgggacaatgtccattgttaaaagcgctaaaaacaaataaaactgaattgaatgacgacaaaagaaaaagtgtcgTATGTTGTGTAGCCATGTTCCTATGGGCAGAGATTCTGGCCAAAGTTCCAACCAAAATGTATCagtgcatttgtttaataaaaacacacaaaaaatgctCAACATACAGCTTGATTGAGAGGGCATCAGGCTTCTTGATCTTGTCTTGTACCCCCATCTCTTTCAGCCAGGAGAAACATTCATcatcgtcctcctcctcctccacttcgTCCTCCTCTTCTTTATCATCATACTCATATGTCCTGAAACAGAAAGTGGTGTCAGTGTTGCACTGTAATGCTGAAGTAGATGCAATCCACTGAATTcagtaaacaaaaacactaacaatgtactgctttgttcatttCCATCAGTCAGTTGAGAGTCATTAGAATGAGAGGAGCTGTTCTCTTTGctcttccttttctcctccAGCAGAGGGAGTGAGAACTCTATGCCTATAGAGAAACACAACATCCAAACAGACAATGCATCAAATATTGACGTAAACATAGGATATGGTCATTCTCAGAATTTccaaaattattacaattatatttgaaatagggaaaataaataaaatacagcatatatacattattaagtcactaaataaaaaatattgactcAAAAAGAAACTATAAGATACTGTTTTATGAAGCTGTGActtcagtgataaaaaaaacaaaaaaaaaggtgcaaaatGTATTCATTGACATCATCTAGACTATGATCAGTCTCAGTTAAATAGTTCAGCTCTTCTTGATATACTTGTTTATGTAATTAAGGGCattttgcattaaatattacatttaacatttcagtaaacaatgtgtttttttgtttttaccttCAGCTTTTATGGCTTCACGCAGCCCCCTGGTGGTTGGGGAAAGCAGTGCGCTGATGCCTTTAGCACCACTCAGTCCTGCTGCTCTGAACAGCACAGTGAACTGGTAGGAACAAAGGTAAAAGTATGGACAGAGTTTGGCCTTTAGGAGACTGTACAGAGAAGTCAAGCTCACTGACCTGTAATATGAAGGAAAAGCACAGTAAgtagttatataaatatatatcaatggCAAATTAATTAAAACCAGGAATAAGAAGGTTTCCAAATATTATTGcaacattttaacaaataagACATGCTTAGCATGTACAGCCATATAACACCATGTTATCTTTCTCGCTTACCATTCACTCATCAGGCTCTGTTGTAAGGCAGTATCTTGAGCCCATGGTGTACTCTTGTCTGAGAAGCTGCGCTTGGCGCCGATCCGGGGGAACAGAGAGAGCCACGGCAGAGAAGGATGTTGCCAGTACTGCAGACACTGCTGGAAACCACAACGGAGCTCTGCACAGCTCCGAGGGTcctgaaaaatacaaataatgaaaacaaaattttaattttccTACTTTACAGGTTTCAGGAGTTGTGAAATTGTGAAATGCAAACACAGTTTGGGATTAGTCATTCTACATCCACATGAATGTCAGGACCCAAGTTTTCTCATAAGATCATTGCCCAGAGTGTCACATTGCCtcatgcttgcccatttttactGATTTATACACAACTTTGAAGGACTGACTGTTCACTCACTGCCAAATATATATGCCACTCCATGACAGGTGACACTGTAATGAAATAATCAATGATATACAAATCACCTCAGCGGTTTTAATGTTATAGCTGATATAATTAAAATCATCTTTCATTAATTCAAAGGAATGTCCTGTATGCCCCATTCATTGACCGCTCAGAAAATGCTGAAGCAACATGTATGTTCATGGTCCTGCGTTCCAGTGCTAAAGacattgattaaaaatattttgtaaagagATTAAACAGTGAGAAAGGACCAGGGTCATTTTCTCCTCCAGGTCAGCATGGATTATGTCTGTGtgacacaccagcatattacaTATGTTTATCATCACTTAAATGCAAGTGGAAAAACAagtctttattaaaaatttaagATAAAAACTGATGTAGCTCACCAACTCTAATGAGGAATTAATGCATTACCATTaactatatacatttttgatCTTCCCCAAGTCGCTCACAAATAGACTTTATTGTTCCGTGACTGAGGCATCACACGTTCATGTGTCTAATTTTCTTGACTGATGTTTTTAttagaggaggaaaaaaaattattttgagtgCTAATTATAGTAGTGTGTAAAAACATTGAATGTACACAATGAGAATAAAGTTGACAACTTTGGCAGGTAAACACGCATCTGCATCATTATTTCTAACACATCAAAACATGCATAAATATAGAAGTAAATAATGGTCTGTTGTATGCATCATAACAATAAGTAAAGAATAAACTTGTTTCGATGAACCAGTTCTTAGAGCAGATGCAGATTTGCTCGAGTATATAAATAATACCTGGATATTCT from Silurus meridionalis isolate SWU-2019-XX chromosome 24, ASM1480568v1, whole genome shotgun sequence encodes the following:
- the LOC124377798 gene encoding protein downstream neighbor of son homolog, whose amino-acid sequence is MADQSCYSPSFKKPCDVLRMRRKRARSEVLSRGAAATSGSAGTSIRPFSPGPLLNPQTRAGAQAKRRNPFANIENTYSSPKKRNRAENPEEWRTSLSAVCEGENPAVPWRGEKLFRGDNTQPEEVLSLSEDQSLFEEDVFEVEKSTPILKSPGAPDVRSESQPEVCGEYPADWSLKTRVLITSPQSFAWAEHLKAQEEAQGLSLHCRAEYTPLPQNIQDPRSCAELRCGFQQCLQYWQHPSLPWLSLFPRIGAKRSFSDKSTPWAQDTALQQSLMSEWSVSLTSLYSLLKAKLCPYFYLCSYQFTVLFRAAGLSGAKGISALLSPTTRGLREAIKAEGIEFSLPLLEEKRKSKENSSSHSNDSQLTDGNEQSSTLTYEYDDKEEEDEVEEEEDDDECFSWLKEMGVQDKIKKPDALSIKLRKEHNEVRVDHRPESVVLVEGSNTFTLINFLINCKSLVAAAGPQAGLPPTLLAPTAFRGATLHTLKARSVNVKTQVRTGFQDVCSLEVTGPIMPHALHTLSQLLRPAQRGDFSMAIYTHEPTAVLNVPVTRPAESDGQSNVLEELSRCGLQQHTVQQLMEQATLGKSALRHLNMRDYSYSWRS